A single window of Deltaproteobacteria bacterium DNA harbors:
- a CDS encoding DUF4416 family protein: MSIPAIPNPAKAFLSVLGARWEEFWPDLRPRLEDVLGPIDYESGPIPFTQTSYYDAELGTPIFRRILTFATPLEMDRLAEIKLATNALEREWAKDSHRRFNLDPGYITQERLVLATGKNFSHRIYLGQGIWADLTLIFHKGSWFDLPWTFPDYATPEIKAHLSHIRDRYKASLQRPKP, from the coding sequence ATGAGCATCCCGGCCATACCCAACCCGGCGAAAGCCTTTCTGTCCGTTCTTGGTGCGCGGTGGGAAGAATTCTGGCCGGACCTGCGGCCTCGCCTGGAGGACGTCCTCGGCCCCATCGACTATGAATCCGGGCCCATCCCCTTCACCCAGACCAGCTACTACGACGCGGAACTGGGCACGCCCATTTTCCGCCGCATTCTGACCTTCGCCACACCCCTGGAGATGGACCGTCTGGCCGAAATCAAACTCGCGACCAACGCCCTGGAGCGGGAATGGGCCAAGGACAGCCACCGGCGTTTCAACCTCGACCCGGGCTACATCACCCAGGAGCGCCTCGTTCTGGCCACGGGCAAAAATTTTTCGCACCGCATCTATCTCGGCCAGGGCATCTGGGCCGATTTGACCCTGATCTTCCACAAAGGAAGCTGGTTCGACCTGCCCTGGACGTTTCCGGACTACGCGACCCCGGAAATCAAGGCCCACCTGTCCCACATCCGGGACAGGTACAAGGCATCCCTGCAACGACCCAAACCATAA
- a CDS encoding DUF370 domain-containing protein, with translation MEKKKLLNIGFGNAVVLNRVVAIVGPNSSPMRRLREEAKQEGRLIDATQGRKTRSIIVTDSNHCILSAIQVETISQRFNAGDSDD, from the coding sequence ATGGAGAAAAAAAAGCTCCTCAACATCGGATTCGGCAACGCCGTGGTCCTCAACCGCGTGGTGGCCATTGTCGGCCCCAATTCCTCGCCCATGCGCCGCCTGCGCGAGGAGGCCAAGCAAGAGGGCCGGCTCATCGACGCCACCCAGGGCCGCAAGACCCGCTCGATCATTGTCACGGATTCGAACCACTGCATTCTCTCGGCCATCCAGGTCGAAACCATCAGCCAGCGTTTCAACGCCGGAGACAGCGATGACTAA
- a CDS encoding guanylate kinase, producing the protein MTNPPDTGLMLVVCAPSGTGKSTLIRRLTTEFPDFAFSISCTTRTPRPGEVDGRDYHFLNQGEFLARRDAGFFAEWAEVHGNFYGTPLQATEELLRAGRDLIFDIDVQGAAQIKSSLKQGSFVFIFPPSRAVLEQRLVGRGTDSAETIGRRLAGAKAEIAASAWFDHWIVNDDLDQAYGHLRAIYLAEKTRPAHQGSWRETMTKEWELA; encoded by the coding sequence ATGACTAACCCTCCCGACACCGGGCTCATGCTCGTCGTCTGTGCCCCGTCCGGCACGGGCAAGAGCACCCTCATCCGCCGCCTGACCACGGAATTCCCCGATTTCGCCTTTTCCATCTCCTGCACCACCCGTACCCCCCGCCCAGGCGAGGTCGATGGCCGGGACTACCATTTCCTGAATCAAGGCGAATTCCTGGCCCGGCGCGACGCGGGCTTTTTCGCCGAATGGGCCGAGGTGCACGGCAACTTCTACGGCACCCCCCTCCAGGCCACCGAAGAACTTCTGCGCGCCGGCCGGGACCTGATCTTCGACATCGACGTCCAGGGCGCGGCCCAGATCAAATCCAGCCTGAAGCAGGGCAGCTTTGTCTTCATTTTTCCACCGTCCCGAGCCGTCCTCGAACAGCGTCTGGTGGGCCGGGGAACGGACTCCGCCGAAACCATCGGCCGCAGACTGGCCGGAGCCAAGGCGGAAATCGCGGCCAGCGCCTGGTTTGATCACTGGATCGTCAATGACGACCTGGATCAGGCATACGGGCACCTGCGGGCCATCTATCTGGCCGAAAAAACCCGCCCCGCCCATCAGGGCTCGTGGCGAGAAACCATGACCAAGGAATGGGAGTTGGCATGA
- a CDS encoding orotidine-5'-phosphate decarboxylase, with protein MIQTPELIVALDFPNQREALDLASRLRGVVNWVKVGLELFLVGGQPLVEELKEAGFQVFLDLKFMDIPNTVQAAVSRATAMGADMLTIHTLGGRAMAEAALVGREAAMTAGQAAPRVLGVTILTSMGPADLVWNPHGSDEDLQAQTVELAMAAQNWGLDGVVCSGREVRAIRRRCEASFNLLTPGIRLPGANAGDQTRVCTPAQAVRDGSTFLVVGRPITRASDPVDAAKTYHAEIAQPF; from the coding sequence ATGATTCAGACACCGGAACTGATCGTGGCCCTGGATTTTCCCAACCAACGGGAAGCCCTGGATTTGGCTTCGCGGTTGCGCGGCGTCGTGAATTGGGTCAAAGTAGGGCTGGAATTATTTCTGGTCGGGGGGCAACCCTTGGTCGAGGAACTCAAGGAGGCGGGTTTCCAGGTCTTCCTGGACCTTAAATTCATGGACATTCCCAATACCGTGCAGGCAGCCGTGAGCAGGGCCACGGCCATGGGAGCGGACATGCTGACCATCCACACGCTGGGCGGACGAGCCATGGCCGAGGCGGCCCTGGTCGGACGGGAGGCGGCCATGACGGCGGGCCAAGCCGCGCCACGCGTTCTCGGCGTGACCATCCTGACCAGCATGGGGCCAGCCGATCTGGTCTGGAATCCGCATGGCTCCGACGAGGATTTACAGGCCCAGACCGTGGAGCTAGCGATGGCGGCCCAAAATTGGGGTTTGGACGGCGTGGTCTGTTCAGGCCGGGAAGTTCGTGCCATACGTCGTCGATGCGAAGCCTCCTTCAACCTTCTGACTCCCGGCATCAGACTGCCCGGAGCAAACGCCGGGGATCAAACCCGGGTATGCACTCCGGCCCAGGCGGTCAGGGACGGCAGCACCTTTCTCGTGGTCGGGCGCCCCATCACCCGGGCCTCGGACCCCGTGGACGCGGCCAAAACCTATCACGCGGAGATCGCACAACCGTTTTGA
- a CDS encoding tetratricopeptide repeat protein, which yields MSDSAPPQHTRIKGVFSSERVTKVGAGVTARKTTQTMYWFAEEDDQGVVWVQPLNPNYVPSGPKQEIEKNEFLEQYAPEPEFYTTKVYPSIRKLSQTIAKAERHRNQGETFSAEYEFNNALRVDEENIRANFGLGLTYLERGDTDKADNIFHRLVKMDAAFEAEHKHLFNDFGINLRKNEMYDQAVDYYKKALELSPTDEHLHYNLARAYFAKADLANTLEHLRQCLRLNKDLEVAQKFLLYLKKNNLLPSNATATETGDAP from the coding sequence ATGAGCGACAGCGCGCCTCCTCAACATACCCGCATCAAGGGTGTTTTTTCCTCGGAAAGAGTCACCAAGGTGGGAGCCGGTGTCACGGCTCGCAAAACAACGCAAACCATGTACTGGTTCGCGGAGGAGGATGATCAGGGGGTGGTCTGGGTCCAGCCGCTGAATCCCAATTACGTGCCATCCGGTCCCAAGCAGGAGATCGAAAAAAACGAGTTCCTGGAACAGTACGCGCCAGAACCCGAATTTTACACCACGAAGGTCTATCCGAGCATCCGCAAGCTCAGCCAAACCATCGCCAAGGCGGAACGTCATCGCAACCAAGGGGAAACCTTCAGCGCCGAATATGAATTCAACAACGCCCTGCGCGTGGACGAAGAAAACATCCGCGCCAATTTTGGTCTTGGCCTGACCTACCTGGAACGCGGCGACACGGACAAGGCGGACAATATCTTTCATCGGCTGGTCAAAATGGACGCGGCCTTCGAGGCCGAACACAAACACCTGTTCAATGATTTCGGCATCAACCTGCGCAAGAATGAAATGTACGACCAGGCCGTGGACTACTATAAAAAGGCGCTGGAGCTTTCCCCCACGGACGAGCACCTGCACTACAACCTGGCCCGCGCCTATTTCGCCAAGGCGGATCTGGCCAACACCCTGGAACATCTGCGACAATGCTTGCGCCTCAACAAAGACCTTGAAGTTGCTCAAAAATTTTTACTTTACCTGAAAAAAAACAACTTGTTGCCCTCCAATGCAACCGCGACTGAAACAGGGGACGCACCATGA
- a CDS encoding radical SAM protein yields the protein MTSLPAYLAGISRVVVDEGVATSAMAERVRAQLPHLPWDVLPRGVGLEPGLTDDILYLKEYWGRFLRPCPGTSHYHCCGYQIIHIGENCPLRCSYCILQAYFQDRVLKVWANQDDLWAELDRAFGADPARRFRVGTGEFTDSLVLEPLTGYSRDLVGFLRRFDNVCLELKSKVVDLSWMDVVGDPRRVLPAWSMNAPEISDSEEQGDCASLEERLRAAKTCAEAGFQVCLHFDPIIHFPGWEAGYARAVDMILDHLRPEQIAYLSLGSFRHMPDLKRCIAANFPASTYIHGEFITGIDGKQRLLRPLREAQFKFLANRLRRGGIDRQLYFCMESDEIWRAVLGRSPRDFGGLYRYLMGRAFGDVD from the coding sequence ATGACGAGTCTGCCCGCCTATCTCGCCGGAATCAGCCGGGTCGTGGTCGACGAGGGGGTCGCCACGTCGGCCATGGCCGAGCGGGTCCGGGCCCAGCTGCCGCATCTGCCGTGGGATGTTTTGCCTCGGGGTGTCGGCCTGGAGCCGGGCCTGACCGACGACATTTTGTATCTGAAAGAATACTGGGGGCGTTTTTTGCGGCCGTGCCCGGGAACGAGCCATTACCATTGTTGCGGTTACCAGATCATCCATATTGGAGAAAATTGCCCGCTGCGTTGCTCCTACTGTATTTTGCAGGCCTACTTCCAGGACCGGGTACTGAAGGTCTGGGCCAACCAGGATGATTTATGGGCCGAGTTGGACCGGGCGTTTGGCGCCGATCCCGCGCGACGTTTTCGGGTTGGAACCGGTGAATTCACGGATTCCCTGGTGCTTGAGCCCCTGACCGGGTATAGCCGTGATCTCGTCGGATTTTTGCGTCGCTTCGACAATGTCTGCCTGGAGCTCAAATCCAAGGTCGTGGATTTGTCCTGGATGGATGTGGTCGGCGATCCGCGTCGGGTCCTGCCGGCGTGGTCCATGAATGCCCCGGAAATTTCCGATAGCGAGGAGCAGGGGGATTGCGCCTCCCTCGAAGAACGTTTGCGGGCCGCGAAAACCTGCGCCGAGGCCGGCTTCCAGGTATGTCTGCATTTTGACCCGATCATCCATTTTCCCGGATGGGAAGCTGGTTACGCCCGCGCCGTCGACATGATTCTTGACCATTTGCGGCCCGAGCAGATTGCCTATCTCAGCCTGGGATCGTTCCGCCACATGCCGGATCTGAAGCGTTGCATCGCGGCCAATTTTCCCGCGTCCACGTACATTCATGGAGAATTCATCACGGGTATCGACGGCAAGCAGCGGTTGCTACGTCCATTGCGGGAGGCGCAATTCAAATTTCTGGCCAACCGCCTGCGTCGGGGCGGCATCGACCGGCAGTTGTATTTCTGCATGGAATCGGACGAGATTTGGCGGGCCGTTTTGGGCCGCTCGCCACGGGATTTCGGCGGGTTGTATCGCTACCTGATGGGGCGGGCTTTTGGGGACGTGGACTAG
- a CDS encoding elongation factor G, whose protein sequence is MRELLQKQRTFALIGHGGTGKTSVAEMLLFAAGSISRLGKIEEGTTTLDYEPEEIKRRGSLQPGFAQFSWKKNATFLIDTPGDNNFTGDLPYLLQGADNLVLVLDAIDGVKPLTKRIWAEAAKAELPTMVFINKMDRERANFQMAYQGLGDILGLKPVLLYMPIGSETNFTGVIDILAGKAFSFGEKGELQPIDMPADLADEAAMVREIAVENIAESTEELMEKYLEEGALSDEDIVLGLQTGVRNRTLVPVCVGAAMQNMGALPLLETIHGIMVSPLDHKPWLDHDGNERASSPEEPLAAFVFKTIADPFAGQLSILRVLSGTLAPDTTVVNTTTGEKEKIGQLLFLEGKKQTPCKQEVGPGAIVAVAKLKNTSTGDTLCAEKASFTLEKPVLSPAIISYALAAEEKGEEDKIFAAVQKLLEEDINLHLERNDDTGDMLLSGMGQLHIEMAVEKVKRRYKANIVLKTPRIPYRETIKGKAQVQGRHKKQSGGRGQFGDCWIRMEPSPRGKGYEFLDEIVGGSIPRNYIPAVDKGVQEAAARGFLAGYPMVDFKVAVYDGSYHTVDSSEMAFKIAGSLAFKKAVEQCTPILLEPIMLASVFIPDEFMGDVIGDLSSRRGRVLGSDSQAGITEVKAHVPMSEMMKYAPDLRSMTGGQGTFTMEFALYEECPPNVAEQVIAESKKEE, encoded by the coding sequence ATGCGGGAACTACTTCAAAAACAGAGGACCTTCGCCCTGATAGGACATGGTGGAACCGGCAAGACGTCAGTGGCGGAAATGCTGCTGTTCGCGGCCGGTTCCATTTCAAGGCTGGGCAAAATCGAGGAAGGCACCACGACGCTTGATTACGAACCGGAAGAAATCAAGCGCAGGGGCAGCCTCCAGCCCGGTTTCGCCCAATTTTCCTGGAAAAAGAACGCCACCTTTTTGATCGACACCCCCGGCGACAACAACTTCACCGGCGATCTCCCGTACCTCTTGCAGGGCGCGGACAATCTCGTTCTGGTTCTGGACGCCATCGACGGCGTCAAGCCCCTGACCAAGCGCATCTGGGCCGAAGCGGCCAAGGCCGAGCTTCCGACCATGGTTTTCATCAACAAGATGGATCGTGAACGCGCCAATTTCCAAATGGCGTATCAAGGCCTGGGTGACATTTTGGGCCTCAAACCCGTGCTCCTGTACATGCCCATCGGCAGCGAGACGAATTTCACGGGCGTGATCGACATTCTGGCCGGCAAGGCCTTCTCCTTTGGTGAAAAAGGCGAACTCCAGCCCATCGACATGCCCGCCGATCTCGCGGATGAAGCCGCCATGGTCCGGGAAATCGCCGTCGAGAACATCGCCGAAAGCACCGAAGAGCTCATGGAAAAATATCTGGAGGAAGGCGCCCTGTCCGACGAGGATATCGTCCTGGGCCTGCAAACCGGCGTGAGAAACCGCACCCTGGTTCCGGTCTGCGTCGGCGCGGCCATGCAAAACATGGGCGCTCTCCCGCTTCTTGAAACCATCCACGGCATCATGGTCTCCCCCCTGGACCACAAGCCGTGGCTGGACCATGACGGCAACGAACGCGCGTCCAGCCCGGAAGAACCCTTGGCCGCCTTTGTGTTCAAGACCATCGCCGACCCCTTTGCCGGACAACTTTCGATACTGCGCGTCCTTTCCGGAACCCTGGCTCCGGACACCACGGTGGTCAACACGACGACCGGGGAAAAGGAGAAAATCGGCCAGCTCCTCTTCCTGGAAGGCAAAAAACAGACACCCTGCAAGCAGGAAGTCGGACCCGGCGCCATCGTGGCCGTGGCCAAACTCAAAAACACCAGTACCGGTGACACGCTGTGCGCTGAAAAAGCATCCTTTACCCTGGAAAAACCCGTTCTAAGCCCCGCCATCATCTCCTACGCCCTGGCCGCCGAGGAAAAAGGCGAGGAGGACAAAATTTTTGCCGCGGTGCAAAAACTTCTGGAAGAGGACATCAACCTCCACCTCGAACGCAACGACGACACCGGGGACATGCTCCTGTCCGGCATGGGCCAGCTGCACATCGAAATGGCCGTGGAAAAGGTCAAGCGCCGGTACAAGGCCAATATCGTGCTCAAGACGCCCCGCATCCCCTACCGCGAAACCATCAAGGGCAAGGCCCAGGTTCAGGGGCGGCACAAGAAACAGTCCGGCGGACGCGGCCAGTTCGGAGACTGCTGGATCCGCATGGAGCCCAGCCCGCGCGGCAAAGGCTATGAATTTCTGGATGAAATCGTTGGCGGGTCCATTCCTCGCAACTATATCCCGGCCGTGGACAAGGGCGTCCAGGAAGCGGCCGCGCGCGGCTTCCTGGCCGGCTATCCCATGGTCGACTTCAAGGTCGCGGTCTATGACGGCTCCTACCACACGGTGGACTCCTCGGAGATGGCCTTCAAAATAGCCGGATCCCTGGCCTTCAAGAAAGCCGTGGAGCAGTGCACTCCGATTCTGCTTGAACCGATCATGCTGGCCTCCGTCTTTATTCCGGATGAATTCATGGGCGATGTCATCGGCGATTTGTCCAGCCGGCGCGGCCGGGTCCTGGGCTCCGATTCCCAGGCCGGTATCACCGAGGTCAAGGCCCACGTGCCCATGTCCGAAATGATGAAATACGCCCCGGATCTGCGCTCCATGACCGGCGGCCAGGGCACCTTCACCATGGAATTCGCCCTGTACGAGGAATGCCCGCCCAACGTGGCCGAACAGGTCATCGCCGAGAGCAAGAAAGAAGAATAA